The stretch of DNA GGCAGGCCGATGCGGACGGGCTCACCGCGGCGCAACGGTGCGGCACAGGCGACGACGGTGGCCTCGGTGGGGCCGTAGGTGTTCCACACCTCGCGGTCGTCGGTGGCCAGCCGGTCGGCGAGCTCGGGCGGGCAGGCCTCGCCGCCGAAGATCAGCAGACGCACCATCTCCAGCGCCTCCGCGGGCCACATCGAGGCGAGCGTCGGAACCGTCGAGACCACGTTGATGTCCCGCTTGACCAGCCACGGACCCAGATCCATGCCGGAGCGGACCAGAGCGCGCGGGGCCGGCACCAGACAGGCGCCGCTGCGCCAGGCCAGCCACATCTCCTCGCACGAGGCGTCGAAGGCCACCGACAGTCCGGCCAGCACCCGGTCGCCGGGGCCCAGGGGCGCGTCCTGCAGAAACAGCGCGGCTTCGGCGTCGACGAAGGCGGCGGCGTTGCGGTGCGTCACCGCGACGCCCTTGGGCTTACCCGTCGACCCGGAGGTGAAGATGATCCACGCGTCGTCGGCGAGCGTCGCGGGCGACGTCCCGACCGGAGCGGCGGGGCCGTCGAGCTGCTCGGTGGCCGCGCGCGCGGTCTGCGGATGGATGCCGTCGGCGTCGATGATCGCGTCGACGTCCGCCTCGCCGAACACCAGGCGGGCTCGTTCGTCGGGGTCGTCGGCATCCACCGGGACATAGGCGGCACCGACCCACATCGTCGCCAGAATCGCGATGTAGAGGTCGCGGTTGCCCGACGGCATGCGGATGCCGATGCGGTGACCCCGGCCGATGCCGATCGCCGACAGTCGGCCGCCGACCCGGCGCACGAGGGCGATCAGCTCCGAGTAGGTGACCAGCCGGTCGCCGTCGTCGAGCGCGGGGGCATCGGGATGCGTGCGTGCGGTGTCCGCCAGGACATCGCACAGGGTGCGAGCGGTCGGCGCCTGGTCGCCGAGTAGAAACGCCGCGGGTATCGGCACGTGGGGTCGTCCTCCGAGATCAATGCTCTCTAGGAGTCCGCTGCGGAGAGGGGCCTTCTTCAGCAGAGTCCTAGTCCCGCCGTGCGGCGCGACAGAGTAATGATGCCCCAGGTGAGCCGACCTCGCAGCGCAGACGGGGCCTCGATCGCCGTAAGGTGAGATTCGATACTCGTGCAACGGTGATCGAAGACGACGAAGGAGACGCATGACCTCGCTCAAACTCGGATTGAAGGCGTCGGCCGAGCAGTTCGGACCCCGTGAACTCGTCGAGCTCGGCGTGGCGGCCGAAGAGTTCGGCCTGGACTCGGTGACCGTCTCCGACCACTTCCAACCCTGGCGCCACAACGGCGGACACGCGCCGTTCTCCCTCGCGTGGATGGCCGCGGTCGGTGAACGCACCGACCACATCCAGATGGGCACCTCGGTCCTGACCCCGACCTTCCGCTACAACCCCGCCGTCATCGCCCAGGCCTTCGCCACCATGGGCTGCCTCTACCCGGGTCGCGTGATGCTCGGCGTCGGCACCGGCGAAGCGCTCAACGAGTACGCCACCGGCTTCCAGGGCGAATGGCCCGAGTTCAAAGAACGCTTCGCCCGCCTGCGGGAATCGGTGCGGTTGATGCGCGAGTTGTGGACCGGGAACAAAGTCGACTTCGACGGCGACTACTACCACACCCAGGACGCCTACATGTACGACGTCCCCGAACAGCCGATCCCGGTGTACATCGCCGCGGGCGGGCCGGTCGTGGCGCGGTATGCGGGCCGGGCCGGGGACGGTTTCATCTGCACGTCCGGCAAGGGCATGGAGCTGTACACCGAGAAACTCATTCCGGCGGTGAAGGAGGGAGCGGCCAAGGCCGACCGCGACGTCGACGGGATCGATCGGATGATCGAGATCAAGATCTCCTACGATCGAGATCCCGAGCGGGCGCTGGAGCAGACTCGGTTCTGGGCGCCGCTGTCGTTGACGCCGGAGCAGAAGCATTCGGTGAACTCGTCGGTCGAGATGGAGCGGTTGGCCGATGAGCTACCGATCGATCAGGTCGCCAAGCGGTGGATCGTCGCTTCGAACCCGGAGGACGCGCTCGCGCAGATCACGCCGTACCTCGATGCGGGTCTGAACCATCTGGTGTTCCACAATCCGGGTGCGGATCAGCGTCGATTCCTGCAGGCGTTCACCGAGGACGTCGTACCGGTGTTGCGCGGACTGTAGGTCTCAGCGGACACCGAACCGCGACTGCCTCGACGTCATTCGCCGTCGACGGCGCCGCTCGCGGGCTCGCCCTCTCCCGTGTTGGCGGGCGGGTCCGCGGGCTCGGTCGTCGTCCGCCACTGGGTGGTCGTCTCGGTCTCGGTCTCGGTGACCGTTCGCGTCGCAGTCCGGCGTTCGGTCTCGGTCTGCTCGCGTCTCTCGCGGGCCGTCTCGGTCCGGGTGTGCGTGACGGTCGAAGCGTCGCCCGGCTCGGTCGTCGTCTCGGTGACGACGTTGGTGACCGTGCCCGCGGGGGTCGTGGCATCGCTCTTGTTGCCGACGATGAAGAACGCGATGATCACCAGGGCGGCGGCGACGCAGGCGACGGTCGCGATGATCTGCATGCGTCGAGCCGCCGCCGATGCTCCCGCAGCCGCGGTCGCGGCGGCCGGGCCGGAGTAGAGATCGGACGGTATCGCCCCGTAGGGGGTCTGAGTCACGTCACTCTGCGGGGGCGGTCGTCCTCCCGAAGTGTCGGATCCGCCGCTGTCGGGCTCCTCAGGGTAGGGCGGGGACGGCGGTTGAGTCAACGACTGGCTCCTCGTCGGGCTGATTCTCAGGTCTTCGTCAGGGTATGCGCGGGTCACTTTACCGTGTCGACAACTGATCGAATGATCGAGTTTTCCCAAAGGCTATCGAATCACTTGCCGACGCAAGTAATGTTCCACTCGGCACTCGTGCCTCGGCTCCCTCCCCAAGCCGACTTCAGATCGTGACGATTGATCGAGGTCAGATGACGACAATTAACCCGGTTGTGCCCCAGACCGTGCGAGCGTTCGCTCCGCACCGGGAGGCCGCGCCGCTCAGCACACAACTGACACCGCGCGCGGTGGCGGCCTGGGAGGCGCGTCTCGGCGTCGATCGGCAGCGAATGGCGCGACCGACGCATTTCGTCGGTCCGCTGGGGGTGCAGGAGTGGCGGGGCGGCACCGTGATGGTGCCGCGCGACGTCGAGAACTTCCGCGCGGTCCGTTATGACCGCGAATTGTCGCTGACGGGCTCCTTCTGCGCACTGCACTCGCCCGCCCGGATCGAGCGTACGGCGACCCTCGTCGAACACGAACCGCGCGAGACGCTGCTGGTGACCGTCACCTCGCTGCGTGGTCGAACTGTGCTCCGACAGAACGGGCAGGAGTACGACTACTCCGCCGGCGACCTGGTGTTCGTCGCGACGACGAGTCCGTTCGCGCAGGCCACCGCGGCGATCAGCGATCCCGCGGGTCTGGTGATCCCGCTCACCATGCTGGGGAAGCATCGGGCGCTCGCCGAACGCCAGCGCCGTCCGATCAACAAGCGCAGTGCGCTGTCGCGAGCGGCGGCGGGCTTCATACGTCGATTCGCCGCGGACACCGCGGCGGCGGATATGCCGTTGCCGTCCTCGGACACCGAGCTCGCCGCCGTCGACCTGGTGACGGCGGCTCTGGCCGAGCTCACCGTCGACGACGGCTACCGCCTGCAGGACGACGCCCTGTTCAACCATCAGTCGGCGCTGGATCTGATATCCCGGCACCACCGCGACCCCGAGTTCACCCCGGACAGCATCGCCGCGGAGCTGCATTTGTCGCGTCGCCAGCTGTACAGGCTGTTCGAGAACACCGACCAGTCGCTGGCCACCCGGATCGCGGACGCCCGGGTGGAGACCGCACGAGAGATGCTGCTCGCCAACCCCTGGCTGCCGATCGGCAACATCTCCGCGGCGGCGGGATTCCGTTCGGTGGCGACCTTCCGTAACCGATTCAAGGCGAGCCACGGTGTGGGCCCCGTAGAATACCGTCAGCGCGTGATGGGCTGACCGCGAGCGGGCGCCGTCGACACGCGGTGCCGGTACGGTTCGGCGGGCGATCATCCTGGAACGGGGAACGATGACATCACAGCCTCTGGCGCGTGGGCAGAACACGGTGCTGCCGGTCGTCGACGCCGTGACGATCGACGTCGCAGGCGACGGACTCGACATCCTCGCATTCGCGCTGACCGCGTCCGGGAGCGTCCGGTCGGACGACTATTTCGTCTTCTTCAACCAGCCGCGGTCTCCGGAAGGCGCGATCACGTTGACCGGACCAACCAGACTGAGCATCGGTCTGGGTGCCGTCCCCGTCGAGATCGAGCGGATCGCCGTCGCCGTGGCATCGGAGGCCCCGCTCGGCGACCGACCGATGTCGGCCCGGATCGTCGCAGGCGGCGAGGCGATCGACGCTCCCGCGCAAGGACTCTCGACCGAACGCGCCGCGGTCCTGGTCGAGGTCTATCGGCGCGGTGGCCAGTGGAAGGTACGGTGCGAATCAGCAGGGTGGGATGCGGGATTCTCCGCACTCGTCCGGGCGATGGGCGTGACCGTCGACGAGGAGCCCGACGCGCCCGCCCAGCCTGTTCCCGCCCAGCCTGTTCCCGCCCAGCCTGCGATCCGGATGGTCAAGGGCGAGGAGAAGCTGTCGCTGGAGAAGCGCCAGAAGCTCGATCTCCGCAAAGAGGCCGTGCACCGGGTCCTTCTCACGAAGGGAGCCGCGGGGTGCGACGCCCGAGTCATCCTGGTGGTCGACAAGACCCTGTCGATGTCGGCGCTCTACCGCAGCGGCGCCATGGCGCGCGTCGTCGAACGGATGATCCCGGTCGCCACCCAGCTGTACTCCGACGGGAATCTGGAGGCGTATCTGTACGGCAAGAGCTTTGCGAAGCTGCCGGACGTCACCGTCGAGAACTCCGACCGGTGGGTGAGCACGTACATCCACCTCCGCGGTGAGCACGGTGCGCCGATGGGGCCGGTCATCGACTACGACAAGCAGATCGGCGGGGTGAACGCCGAACTCCCGATCATGTCCGCGATTCTCGACGATGTCGCGGGCGGTCAGCCGGTCCTGGTCCTGTTCTTCACCGACGGCGGGTTCCACTCGAAGATCCCCAAGATCGTGCAACTCATCACCGAAGCCGCGCGGAGGCCGGTGTTCTGGCAGTTCATCGGGCTGGGGGACAACAACTTCGGCGTCCTGCGACGCTTGGACGACCTCGGTGGTCGAGTCGTCGACAATGCGGGGTTCTTCGAGGTGCCGGACATCGACAGGCGCACGGACGCCGACCTGTACGCCGATCTGCTCGGCGAGTTCCCCGACTGGCTGCGGGCGGCGACGGCGGCGGGCATCGTCGATCCGCGGTTCACTGCGCCGCCGCGCTGATACCTGCGCATCGTCGCGCAAGTGGTACCTGTGCGCGGTGCGGATGTCAGGAGGAGGTCG from Gordonia humi encodes:
- the fgd gene encoding glucose-6-phosphate dehydrogenase (coenzyme-F420), translated to MTSLKLGLKASAEQFGPRELVELGVAAEEFGLDSVTVSDHFQPWRHNGGHAPFSLAWMAAVGERTDHIQMGTSVLTPTFRYNPAVIAQAFATMGCLYPGRVMLGVGTGEALNEYATGFQGEWPEFKERFARLRESVRLMRELWTGNKVDFDGDYYHTQDAYMYDVPEQPIPVYIAAGGPVVARYAGRAGDGFICTSGKGMELYTEKLIPAVKEGAAKADRDVDGIDRMIEIKISYDRDPERALEQTRFWAPLSLTPEQKHSVNSSVEMERLADELPIDQVAKRWIVASNPEDALAQITPYLDAGLNHLVFHNPGADQRRFLQAFTEDVVPVLRGL
- a CDS encoding helix-turn-helix transcriptional regulator gives rise to the protein MPQTVRAFAPHREAAPLSTQLTPRAVAAWEARLGVDRQRMARPTHFVGPLGVQEWRGGTVMVPRDVENFRAVRYDRELSLTGSFCALHSPARIERTATLVEHEPRETLLVTVTSLRGRTVLRQNGQEYDYSAGDLVFVATTSPFAQATAAISDPAGLVIPLTMLGKHRALAERQRRPINKRSALSRAAAGFIRRFAADTAAADMPLPSSDTELAAVDLVTAALAELTVDDGYRLQDDALFNHQSALDLISRHHRDPEFTPDSIAAELHLSRRQLYRLFENTDQSLATRIADARVETAREMLLANPWLPIGNISAAAGFRSVATFRNRFKASHGVGPVEYRQRVMG
- a CDS encoding VWA domain-containing protein, yielding MTSQPLARGQNTVLPVVDAVTIDVAGDGLDILAFALTASGSVRSDDYFVFFNQPRSPEGAITLTGPTRLSIGLGAVPVEIERIAVAVASEAPLGDRPMSARIVAGGEAIDAPAQGLSTERAAVLVEVYRRGGQWKVRCESAGWDAGFSALVRAMGVTVDEEPDAPAQPVPAQPVPAQPAIRMVKGEEKLSLEKRQKLDLRKEAVHRVLLTKGAAGCDARVILVVDKTLSMSALYRSGAMARVVERMIPVATQLYSDGNLEAYLYGKSFAKLPDVTVENSDRWVSTYIHLRGEHGAPMGPVIDYDKQIGGVNAELPIMSAILDDVAGGQPVLVLFFTDGGFHSKIPKIVQLITEAARRPVFWQFIGLGDNNFGVLRRLDDLGGRVVDNAGFFEVPDIDRRTDADLYADLLGEFPDWLRAATAAGIVDPRFTAPPR